The genomic stretch GGTTGACACGGTGGTGTCTACCTTCACGCTGTGCACTATTCCCGACCCGTCAAAAGCCTTAAGTGAAGCTGCCCGGGTACTCAAACCGGGCGGGCAAATTCATATTCTCGAACACGGGCTTTCAGCAAAACGCTCCGCTGCTAAGTGGCAGCACCGCTTAAGCCCTGTGCAAGAGGCACTGTTTGGGGGCTGCCACCTAGATCGCCAAATGGAAAAGTTGGTGGAAGAAGCTGGTTACCGGTTGGTGTTCTCCAACCAGCGCCCGCTGCCGGGGTCAATTTACCTGGGCAACCTCTACGAAATAATTGCGTCACCAAAATCCCCCCCCCCCCCCCCCGGGGGGCGCGGGGGGGGGGGGGCCCCCGTGATCTTAAAATCTCAACTCCTCGTCAGGCCCCCAGCCCGCACCAAA from Acidimicrobiia bacterium encodes the following:
- a CDS encoding class I SAM-dependent methyltransferase; amino-acid sequence: MGRWNDKVVPVLVDKMASSPEISALRKQVLSTAHGDVLEIGFGSGLNLAHYPPSVTKIIAVEPSLKARRMAQQRMERDQPPVEFVGLDGQNLPLANQSVDTVVSTFTLCTIPDPSKALSEAARVLKPGGQIHILEHGLSAKRSAAKWQHRLSPVQEALFGGCHLDRQMEKLVEEAGYRLVFSNQRPLPGSIYLGNLYEIIASPKSPPPPPGGRGGGGAPVILKSQLLVRPPARTK